The Buchnera aphidicola (Hyalopterus amygdali) genome has a segment encoding these proteins:
- the purB gene encoding adenylosuccinate lyase: MELSELTAISPIDGRYANSTKVLREIFSEFSFLKYRLHIEIEWFKKIINIHDVLDFDNIEDQDILFLDRIIKNFNEKDAISIKKIEKKTNHDIKALEYFLKEKISKSKKLLQFLELVHFACTSEDINNIAYALMIKKARDKIILPLWKKIIDFLKKMSIKYKNIPILSLTHGQPATPSTVGKEIANFYYRIQRQYNILKKIEILGKINGTTGNYNAHLAGYPKINWQKVSKEFITSLEISWNPCTTQIEPHDYIAEFFGCISLFNTILIDFNRDIWGYISLNYFKQKRIDHEIGSSIMPHKINPINFENSEGNLGLSNALMNHMINKLPISRWQRDLSDSTVLRNIGVTISYSIIAYHSLLSGLSKLEINVKQLIDNLNKNWSVLSEPVQTVMRRYKIKNAYEKLKKFTRGEKIDKLNMHQFIENLNIPKEEKERLKKISPSNYVGLAEKIVDEVI, translated from the coding sequence ATGGAATTAAGCGAATTAACAGCAATTTCCCCAATTGACGGTCGATATGCTAATTCTACTAAGGTTCTAAGAGAAATTTTCAGTGAATTTAGTTTTTTAAAATATCGTCTTCATATAGAAATCGAATGGTTCAAAAAAATTATTAATATACATGATGTTTTAGATTTTGATAACATAGAAGATCAAGATATACTTTTTCTCGATAGAATTATTAAAAATTTTAATGAAAAAGATGCGATATCTATAAAAAAAATAGAAAAAAAAACTAATCATGATATAAAAGCATTGGAATATTTTTTAAAAGAAAAAATATCTAAGTCAAAAAAACTATTGCAATTTTTAGAATTAGTCCATTTTGCCTGTACTTCAGAAGACATCAATAACATAGCATATGCATTAATGATAAAAAAAGCACGCGATAAAATTATTTTGCCTTTATGGAAAAAAATAATTGATTTTTTAAAAAAAATGTCAATTAAATATAAAAATATTCCTATATTATCTTTAACTCACGGACAACCCGCTACGCCTTCTACTGTAGGAAAAGAAATAGCTAATTTTTATTATCGTATACAACGTCAATATAATATCTTAAAAAAAATAGAAATATTAGGAAAAATAAACGGTACTACTGGAAATTATAATGCACATTTGGCAGGGTATCCAAAAATCAATTGGCAAAAAGTTAGTAAGGAATTTATAACATCGCTTGAGATTAGTTGGAATCCTTGTACTACACAAATTGAACCACATGATTATATTGCTGAATTTTTTGGATGTATATCTTTGTTTAATACAATATTAATTGATTTTAATCGAGATATTTGGGGGTATATTTCTCTCAATTATTTTAAACAAAAAAGAATAGATCATGAAATAGGTTCATCTATCATGCCACATAAAATTAATCCTATTAATTTTGAAAATTCAGAAGGAAATTTAGGATTATCAAATGCTTTAATGAATCATATGATTAATAAGTTACCTATTTCTAGGTGGCAGCGTGATTTAAGTGATTCTACAGTTTTACGAAATATAGGAGTAACAATATCTTACTCTATTATTGCATATCATTCTCTTCTATCGGGACTTAGTAAATTAGAGATTAATGTTAAACAATTAATAGATAATTTAAATAAAAATTGGTCAGTTTTGTCTGAACCTGTGCAAACTGTTATGCGTCGTTATAAAATTAAAAATGCTTATGAAAAATTAAAAAAATTCACTAGGGGGGAAAAAATAGATAAATTAAATATGCATCAATTTATAGAAAATTTAAATATACCTAAAGAAGAAAAAGAACGTTTAAAAAAAATTTCTCCATCTAATTATGTGGGATTAGCAGAAAAAATTGTGGATGAAGTAATATAA
- the pyrF gene encoding orotidine-5'-phosphate decarboxylase, whose translation MLNPNIFSIPKIIIALDFCNKKSAMKLVDLLDPSIFYLKVGKEMFTILGYKFIKELHKLGFNIFLDLKFHDIPNTVFNATKAAADLGIWMLSIHACGGKNMLISAKKAVKYFKNAPLLIAITTLTSLKEKDLREIGIKLSLSDYILVLSQLSKECGLDGIVCPGQEAKRMKLLYGKKFKIVTPGIRCSTDSLFDQKNIISPKKAKEYQIDYIVIGRSITTSTNPIKKLNSIIKSMQ comes from the coding sequence GTGTTAAATCCTAATATTTTCAGTATTCCCAAAATTATCATTGCTTTAGATTTTTGTAATAAAAAATCTGCTATGAAATTAGTAGATCTTCTTGATCCATCAATTTTTTATTTAAAAGTTGGTAAAGAAATGTTTACAATTCTAGGTTATAAATTTATCAAGGAATTACATAAATTGGGATTTAATATATTTCTTGACTTAAAATTTCATGATATTCCCAATACTGTATTTAATGCTACAAAAGCAGCTGCTGATTTAGGAATATGGATGCTAAGTATTCATGCATGTGGAGGGAAAAATATGCTTATTTCAGCAAAAAAAGCCGTAAAATATTTTAAAAATGCTCCTTTATTAATTGCTATTACTACCTTGACTAGCCTTAAAGAAAAAGATTTAAGAGAAATTGGTATTAAACTATCATTAAGCGATTATATTTTAGTATTATCACAATTATCTAAGGAATGTGGACTAGATGGAATTGTATGTCCTGGACAAGAAGCAAAAAGAATGAAATTATTATATGGAAAAAAATTTAAAATTGTTACTCCAGGCATTAGATGTTCTACTGATTCTTTATTTGATCAAAAAAACATTATCAGTCCTAAAAAAGCAAAAGAATACCAAATAGATTATATTGTTATAGGTCGTTCCATTACTACTTCAACAAATCCAATTAAAAAATTAAATTCTATCATAAAATCTATGCAATAA
- the lipB gene encoding lipoyl(octanoyl) transferase LipB, with protein MDNLFNNKIIFFRNLGLKNWIETFNKMHFFTKIRDNKTFDEIWFLEHYPIFTQGLLNKKYTNKSNQNLLYKIPIIDADRGGQITYHGPGQQILYFLIDLTRRKINIRTFIDIMHNSVISTLRFFSIESYIKKNFPGVYVNEKKICSLGLRIKKGFTLHGLSLNVDMDLTPFNYINPCGDANIKMTQVKEFNSFLTLQDIRYTLIKTLSHLLNVRMIEKKSISNIF; from the coding sequence ATGGATAATTTATTCAATAATAAAATTATTTTTTTTCGAAATTTAGGTTTAAAAAATTGGATAGAAACTTTTAATAAAATGCATTTTTTTACTAAAATACGAGATAATAAAACATTTGATGAAATTTGGTTTTTAGAACACTATCCGATTTTTACTCAAGGTTTATTAAACAAAAAGTATACAAACAAATCGAATCAAAATTTATTATATAAAATACCAATAATAGATGCAGATAGAGGTGGTCAAATCACATATCATGGTCCCGGACAACAAATATTATATTTTTTAATTGATTTAACCCGTCGAAAAATTAATATTCGTACTTTTATAGATATAATGCATAATTCAGTAATATCTACTTTAAGGTTTTTTTCTATTGAATCATATATAAAAAAAAATTTTCCTGGAGTTTATGTAAATGAAAAAAAGATATGTTCTTTAGGATTAAGAATAAAAAAGGGATTTACATTACATGGTTTATCATTAAATGTTGATATGGATTTAACTCCCTTTAATTATATCAATCCTTGTGGAGACGCTAATATAAAAATGACACAAGTCAAAGAATTTAATTCTTTTTTGACATTACAAGACATTCGTTACACTTTGATTAAAACATTATCTCATTTGTTGAATGTTAGAATGATTGAAAAAAAGTCTATATCAAATATTTTTTAG
- a CDS encoding enoyl-ACP reductase yields the protein MGILKGKKILITGILNEKSIAFGIAKSMYKQEAELVFVCQNKKIIDKVKHLIEPINQNTVFFCDVSHDDNIKKLFFNLKKVWKNFDGLVHSIAYCPKKQMHEDFIQSSSRQSFNICHEITSYSFLGIVRECKNMLNDFSSLVTLSYLGAQRIVPHYNMMGLAKSSLEANVRYMAHSLGQRNIRVNAISSGPIKTVSSYQIKNFNKIKKFYKSSSLTKNHITSEQIGNIASFLCSNLSIGITGSVINVDHGFNLNGINAII from the coding sequence ATGGGAATTTTGAAAGGTAAAAAAATTTTAATAACTGGTATATTAAATGAAAAATCAATTGCTTTTGGTATTGCAAAATCTATGTACAAACAAGAAGCTGAATTAGTTTTCGTTTGTCAAAATAAAAAAATAATTGATAAAGTTAAACATTTAATTGAACCTATCAATCAGAATACTGTTTTTTTTTGTGATGTATCTCATGATGATAATATTAAAAAATTATTTTTTAATTTGAAAAAAGTTTGGAAAAATTTTGATGGACTAGTTCATTCAATTGCTTATTGTCCTAAAAAACAGATGCATGAAGATTTTATTCAAAGTAGTAGTAGACAATCATTTAATATATGTCATGAAATTACATCGTATAGTTTTTTAGGTATAGTAAGAGAATGTAAAAATATGTTAAACGATTTTTCCTCTTTAGTAACATTGTCTTATTTAGGTGCACAAAGAATAGTTCCTCATTATAACATGATGGGTTTAGCCAAATCTTCTTTGGAAGCCAATGTTCGTTATATGGCTCATTCATTAGGTCAAAGAAATATTCGAGTTAATGCAATTTCATCTGGACCTATTAAAACTGTGTCTTCTTATCAAATTAAAAATTTTAATAAAATAAAAAAATTTTATAAGTCATCATCTTTAACAAAAAATCACATTACAAGCGAACAAATAGGTAATATTGCATCTTTTTTATGTTCTAATTTATCAATTGGTATTACCGGTTCAGTGATTAATGTCGATCATGGTTTTAATTTAAATGGAATAAATGCTATAATTTAA
- the lipA gene encoding lipoyl synthase produces MNKKKDSFLKIMKNNVILKKLNVIPIKKFSKKKIILNKPNWIKVKLPTNTSRIHEIKNALRKNNLYSVCEEACCPNLQECFNNGTATFMILGSKCTRNCPFCAVKHGKPNPIDIEEPKKLAQTVLDMNIDYVVITSVVRDDLYDGGAHHFVKCIQSIRNKKNKIKIEILVPDFRGRVELVLKIFSSGLPDVFNHNLENVPRLYKEIRPGANYKKSLFLLEAFKRKYNDIPTKSGLMLGLGEKYLEIVQVMKDLYSSGVTLLTIGQYLQPSLNHLPVKRYIPLSEFENIKKEALSIGFTNAFCGPFVRSSYHASFQTNLSIKK; encoded by the coding sequence ATGAATAAAAAAAAAGATTCGTTCTTAAAAATTATGAAAAATAATGTAATTTTAAAAAAATTAAATGTTATTCCTATTAAAAAATTTTCTAAAAAAAAAATAATACTTAATAAACCTAATTGGATAAAAGTTAAATTACCTACTAATACATCGCGTATCCACGAAATAAAAAATGCTTTACGAAAAAATAATTTGTACTCTGTTTGTGAAGAAGCATGTTGTCCTAATTTACAAGAATGCTTTAATAATGGTACTGCAACATTTATGATTCTTGGATCAAAATGTACTCGTAACTGCCCATTTTGTGCTGTTAAGCATGGAAAACCAAATCCTATAGATATAGAAGAACCAAAAAAATTAGCACAAACTGTATTGGATATGAACATTGACTATGTTGTTATTACATCAGTTGTACGAGATGATTTATATGATGGAGGTGCACATCATTTTGTGAAATGTATTCAATCAATTAGAAATAAAAAAAACAAAATAAAAATTGAAATATTAGTTCCTGATTTTAGAGGTAGGGTAGAATTAGTTTTAAAGATTTTTAGTTCTGGATTGCCTGATGTCTTTAATCATAATTTAGAAAATGTTCCTCGTCTTTATAAAGAAATACGGCCTGGAGCTAATTATAAAAAATCTTTATTTTTATTAGAAGCATTTAAAAGAAAATATAATGACATTCCTACAAAATCAGGTTTAATGTTAGGATTAGGTGAAAAATATTTAGAAATAGTTCAAGTTATGAAGGATCTTTATTCTAGTGGTGTTACATTATTAACAATAGGACAATATCTTCAACCTAGTCTTAATCATTTGCCAGTAAAGCGTTATATACCACTTTCAGAGTTTGAAAATATAAAAAAAGAAGCATTATCTATTGGTTTTACTAATGCATTTTGTGGCCCTTTTGTACGCTCATCATATCATGCTAGTTTTCAAACAAATTTATCTATTAAAAAATAA
- the rnb gene encoding exoribonuclease II, with protein MFQNNPLLAQLKRNLHAKIPRVEGIVKSTERGFGFLEVDAQKSYFIPPKNMKNVMHGDKISAILKIEKDREIVEPEKLIESFLNRFVGKIEKKDNKLFILPDYPFLKDFIICRLHKNCIDVFETGDWAVAKLIQHKLNGHHIFCAELVEEIVKSSSPFIPWWVTLSRHNIEKKAPKIEKDDVLLKENFNRKDLTYLDFITIDNINTKDIDDALFIEENNHGNLCLTVAIADPTAYIEKGSKLDVIALKRGFTNYFPGFNIPMLPRRLSEDICSLNPNERRPVLACCITVLNDGNISNTVNFFLAWIKSKAKLSYDNVSDWIEKIGDWTPTKKTIENQILLLHRLCLLRMKWRKLNAVLFQDSTEYRFQFSEAGIVEDIVIEKRRIAHKIIEESMIIANISAAKFLSKNLGYGIYNIHAGFDAVNAENVVTFLKNYNLKFTAKEITTLKGFCNLRRVLNVLSNNYINSRIRRYQSFGDFSITPSPHFALGFLEYATWTSPIRKYSDMINHRLLKSIINKDQNIVKPTENIKLKISEKKRRNRIAERDISDWLYVLFLQKKEFKNKKFNAEIIDISRSGIRAKLIKNGANVFIPALFLHPCREDMIFNQEEGIVFIKGAICYKLSDLITVIISEVRLHTRSIIARIDR; from the coding sequence ATGTTTCAAAACAATCCATTGCTTGCACAGTTAAAAAGAAACCTACATGCTAAAATACCCCGGGTTGAAGGAATAGTAAAAAGTACTGAAAGAGGATTCGGATTTTTAGAAGTTGATGCTCAGAAAAGTTATTTTATACCTCCTAAAAACATGAAAAATGTCATGCATGGAGATAAAATTTCCGCTATATTAAAAATTGAAAAAGATCGTGAAATAGTAGAACCTGAAAAATTAATTGAATCTTTTTTAAATCGATTTGTTGGAAAAATTGAAAAAAAAGATAATAAACTGTTTATTTTACCTGATTATCCTTTTTTAAAAGATTTTATAATTTGTAGACTTCATAAAAATTGCATTGATGTTTTTGAGACAGGAGACTGGGCTGTAGCTAAATTAATTCAACACAAACTTAATGGACATCACATTTTTTGTGCCGAATTAGTCGAAGAAATAGTTAAGTCAAGTAGTCCATTTATACCGTGGTGGGTTACTCTATCACGTCATAATATTGAAAAAAAAGCTCCTAAAATAGAAAAAGATGATGTTCTTCTTAAAGAGAATTTTAATAGAAAAGATTTAACATATTTGGATTTTATTACAATAGATAATATCAACACAAAAGATATTGACGATGCTCTTTTTATCGAAGAAAATAATCATGGTAATCTTTGCTTAACTGTAGCTATTGCAGATCCAACTGCGTATATAGAAAAAGGCAGCAAATTAGATGTAATTGCTTTAAAAAGAGGATTTACAAATTATTTTCCCGGTTTTAATATCCCCATGTTACCTCGACGTTTATCTGAAGATATTTGTTCTTTAAATCCAAATGAACGAAGACCAGTTTTAGCCTGTTGTATTACTGTTTTAAATGATGGTAATATTTCTAATACAGTAAATTTTTTTTTAGCATGGATTAAATCAAAAGCAAAATTATCTTATGACAACGTATCAGATTGGATTGAAAAAATAGGCGATTGGACACCAACAAAAAAAACTATTGAAAATCAAATATTACTTTTACATCGCCTATGTTTATTGCGTATGAAATGGAGAAAGTTAAATGCTGTACTATTTCAAGACAGCACCGAATATAGATTTCAATTCTCTGAAGCTGGAATAGTAGAAGATATTGTTATAGAGAAAAGACGTATTGCGCATAAAATTATTGAAGAATCAATGATAATAGCTAACATATCTGCTGCTAAATTTTTATCCAAAAACCTAGGTTATGGGATATATAATATACATGCTGGTTTTGATGCTGTTAATGCTGAAAATGTTGTTACGTTTTTAAAAAATTATAACTTAAAATTTACGGCAAAAGAAATTACTACATTGAAAGGTTTTTGCAATCTTCGACGTGTTTTAAATGTTTTATCTAATAATTATATTAATAGTCGAATTCGACGTTATCAGTCTTTTGGAGATTTTAGTATTACGCCTAGCCCTCATTTTGCATTAGGTTTTTTAGAATATGCCACTTGGACTTCTCCAATTCGCAAATATAGTGATATGATTAATCATCGTTTATTGAAATCTATTATCAATAAAGATCAGAATATTGTAAAACCTACTGAAAATATAAAATTAAAAATTAGTGAAAAAAAACGTCGTAATAGAATTGCAGAAAGAGATATTTCAGATTGGTTATATGTTTTGTTTCTACAAAAAAAAGAATTTAAAAATAAAAAATTTAATGCTGAAATTATAGATATTTCTAGAAGTGGAATAAGAGCTAAATTAATAAAAAATGGAGCAAATGTATTCATCCCAGCTCTCTTTTTACATCCTTGTAGAGAAGATATGATTTTTAATCAAGAAGAGGGAATAGTTTTTATTAAAGGTGCTATATGTTATAAATTATCTGATTTAATAACAGTTATTATATCAGAAGTTCGATTACATACGCGCAGTATTATTGCACGAATTGATAGATAA
- the ribA gene encoding GTP cyclohydrolase II: protein MQLIQIEKAILPTPWGDFLIFGFEEKKNGKNHIALVYGNIKNNDPILSRIHSECLTGDAFFSLRCDCGVQLEIAMRKIASEGNGILIYHRQEGRNIGLLNKIKAYSLQDQGLDTVEANQKLGFSADERDFSLCADIFNILNVKKIRLLTNNPFKVEMLMASGIEVVERIPIIVEKNDKNAFYLKTKAEKMGHLLFK, encoded by the coding sequence ATGCAATTAATTCAAATAGAAAAAGCTATTTTACCAACTCCCTGGGGGGACTTTTTAATATTTGGTTTTGAAGAAAAAAAGAATGGGAAAAATCACATTGCTCTTGTATATGGAAATATAAAGAACAACGATCCTATTCTTTCTAGAATACATTCTGAATGTTTAACAGGAGATGCTTTTTTTAGCTTAAGATGTGATTGTGGAGTTCAATTAGAAATAGCAATGAGAAAAATTGCTTCTGAAGGTAATGGCATATTAATATATCATCGTCAAGAGGGGAGGAATATTGGCCTTCTTAACAAGATTAAAGCATACTCTTTACAAGATCAAGGTTTAGATACTGTAGAGGCTAATCAAAAACTTGGTTTTTCTGCAGATGAACGAGATTTTTCATTATGTGCAGATATTTTTAATATTTTGAATGTAAAAAAAATTCGATTATTAACAAATAATCCATTTAAAGTTGAGATGCTAATGGCATCTGGGATAGAAGTTGTAGAAAGAATACCTATTATTGTAGAAAAAAATGATAAAAATGCATTTTATTTGAAAACTAAAGCTGAAAAAATGGGACATTTATTATTTAAGTAA
- a CDS encoding YchE family NAAT transporter encodes MHISIFDFSIYIKFFVSLCALVNPIGMIPIFTSMTSHQSDIDKKKTNLVANFSAFLILFISLFLGNNILNAFGISINSFRIAGGILIISIAFSMISGKFTRNKKRNISEKENQENISVVPLAMPLIAGPGAISSTIVWSTYYPTWINLLGCSISIFFFSIVCWLCFRAAPCVVNILGKTGINIITRIMGLLLMSLGIEFLSIGIKSIFLHL; translated from the coding sequence ATGCATATTTCAATATTTGATTTTTCTATATATATAAAATTTTTTGTAAGTTTGTGTGCTTTAGTTAATCCAATTGGAATGATTCCAATATTTACAAGTATGACTAGTCATCAATCTGATATAGATAAGAAAAAAACTAATTTAGTTGCTAATTTTTCTGCATTTCTTATTTTATTTATATCTTTATTTTTAGGTAATAATATTTTAAATGCTTTTGGAATATCTATTAATTCATTTCGTATTGCAGGAGGTATATTAATTATTAGCATTGCATTTTCTATGATCAGCGGAAAATTTACAAGAAACAAAAAAAGAAATATAAGTGAAAAAGAAAACCAAGAAAACATTAGTGTTGTACCTTTAGCTATGCCTCTAATTGCAGGACCAGGAGCTATTAGCTCAACTATTGTTTGGAGTACTTATTATCCCACTTGGATTAATTTATTAGGCTGTAGCATCTCAATTTTTTTCTTTTCTATAGTTTGTTGGCTATGTTTTAGAGCTGCTCCATGTGTAGTTAATATTTTAGGAAAAACAGGCATTAATATTATTACACGTATTATGGGTTTATTGTTGATGTCTTTAGGAATAGAATTTCTTAGTATTGGTATAAAATCTATTTTTTTACACTTGTAA
- a CDS encoding transglycosylase SLT domain-containing protein, with protein sequence MLFFSIMFITGCNNYLCIKKNKINNYYFLNKKKIEKTVEHWDTLVKKASKKYHVEEKLIKSIIYVESSGNPYAKSKSNAIGLMQIKPLAAGLEVYRLKGKKNPPSIEELYNPEINIDIGTSYINLLQKKNLLGINNKEIMRYATIVAYVNGTSALLKIFSINKNHAIKIINSMTIATFCKYIKKHPSIQAPKYLEKVMRIYNLI encoded by the coding sequence ATGTTATTTTTTTCTATTATGTTCATAACAGGATGTAATAATTATCTTTGTATAAAAAAAAATAAAATAAATAATTACTATTTTTTAAACAAAAAAAAAATAGAAAAAACAGTCGAACATTGGGATACTCTTGTTAAGAAAGCATCAAAAAAGTATCATGTTGAAGAAAAATTAATTAAATCAATTATTTATGTTGAGTCATCTGGTAATCCTTATGCTAAGAGTAAATCTAATGCAATTGGATTAATGCAAATTAAACCTTTAGCTGCAGGTTTAGAAGTATATCGTTTAAAAGGGAAAAAAAATCCACCTTCTATTGAAGAACTATATAATCCTGAAATAAATATTGATATTGGCACTTCCTACATAAATTTACTTCAGAAAAAAAATTTATTAGGTATCAATAATAAAGAGATTATGCGATATGCAACTATTGTAGCATATGTTAATGGAACGAGTGCATTACTTAAAATATTTTCTATTAATAAAAATCATGCAATAAAAATAATTAATTCTATGACAATAGCAACATTTTGTAAATATATAAAAAAACATCCGTCAATACAAGCACCAAAATATTTAGAAAAGGTAATGAGGATTTATAATTTAATTTAA